The region AAGTGTGTGCCCAGTGTCGACAGCCTCAGGCATTTAAACCTGATATTATATTTACTCAAACTGCAGGCTGAATTATTGTCTATTCATGCATTTTGCTAGTGAACACGCTTATTATTTTCCACTGCTCTTTTCAGTGCCATGTGGTTGTTGCTGATAAATGTTCAAAATATCTTCAGCATACATATTTCTGTTAATGCGACACCTGTTACTCCTTCTCAGAATCTAAACCTCTAATGAGCAGAGGGATTTGGATGAGTCCCTCcttaattatatatgtataaaaaagacACTTACCTAAATTCATTCAGAGCATCCACAATCCTGTTGTAGGCCAAAGCCCTCTGGCTTGCATCAGTTGATCGTCTGCTCATTTTCATAGCCTTAAATAAAATCAGGGTCAGAGTCAGGTGCTAAGTGCTTGATCTGATAAAACACATTGTACTGTAGCGTTaaggcaaaagaaaagaaaacatgttgcttAGACCACGACATCTTGACAGCGCAGGTcaaactggataaaaaaaaaagaagccaggtCAATAAATGACTGCAGTTAAGAGAAACTGTGTGGAAGTAGGCTGATATCTTCTAACCATGACTGCCAAAAAACCCCCAAGACACCGGACAATGTTAAAAGGTACATATAGCAGCTGTAACACTAATTTGTATGCGATGTGTGTAGGGCAGGAAGGCACCCGCTTATCTAACGATATAAAAAGCTATTCAGCAGCAGCAGGTATACAGCAGCACAGGCAGACcctgctttattatttatacttTCCTCCAGCTCACAGCAGTGCAGTCTGATCTCTTAGCACTGGAAGGGAGAATGACTGGAATGCAGGCAGCTGATACCAGGGGACAACTAATCAGAAACCTCACCCgaggtctgtctgtctctctttctttctttctttttttctttctttctttctttctttctttctttctttctttctttctttctttctttctttctttctttctttctctcgcaggaggattgtgggaagagcTTGCAGGGAGGCGGGTGTTTTTTTGCTACCATTTTTTGCAATATACTATAATTATTTGTTCATCGTTTAGTTTGCTTATATATCTTTGTTtcgtttgttttggtttgcattGTACTGCTCACTgagtagtgttgtgtgtgtgtgtgtgtgtgtgtgtgtgtgtgtgtgtgtgtgtgtgtagatcctGTTATGGGATCTCACTCTGGAGGGTTGGGGGCTCTCAGCCGCCGACACGGGGTCAGCTGCTTGCTGGATACCAGCGtgtcggtggaggagtgcctgctggcagtaggagaggtagtCGGCTATGAAAACATCGTGTCGGCTTCccacatgaataaaatatttgttatctttttaaaagAGGTATCACTGGTCAATCAACTGGTGGAGGAAGGATTTTCAGTGAAAGGAGATTTTATTCAAGTGCCCCCCTAGTAACCCCTGTTACCCAGGTTATTATGTCTAACGTGccgctgtttttaaaaaatgagatcttGGCGAATGAACTTGCCCGGTCTGGCAagctggtgtccccgattaaaaACATTCCCTTAGCTTGTAAAAATGCCAATGTTAAGCAAGTCCTGTCTTTTCGGAGACAGGCGTATTTACTGCTGAATAACCCAGGGCAGGTGATTGATGTAGCTTGGAGCTTCAGTGTGGAGGGTACGGACTGTGTTGTATTTGTCAGCTCCGACACAATgcagtgctttaactgtgggGAACAGGGACACCAAAGGAAAGCCTGTccgaaaaaaaatagaaatgaggaaAGGCAGGAGAAGGGTACTGATgacagggaggaggctggggatgttgggggtgagcgggaggatgAGTCAGCTCCCCCGTTGCAGCGGCAGCCGGAGTCTGCAGAGACCAGGGAGCCCCCGAATCGAATGGAGCCGCCGACACCACAGCCGAGGCTGAAGATTACTGAGAATGACGAGTCATATGTCatggtaactaaaaaaaaactaaaaaaagtgaaaaataaagaaccCGCAGATCTGCCTAACAGCGAACAGGGAATGCAGCACAGCCCCGGGTCTGTGCTGGAGGGGCACCTGCAGTCTCAGGCAGGGGTGTCTGTCCCTCCTGATATGAAGGAAGAGGGGAGCGGCAAGGTGACGGGCTCAAAAACCGGCACTGTGCAGTGCTCTTCTCTCTCTGAACCCCAGCaagcggaggcagaggcagaagcAGTGGTGACGGCCTTGGCTGTGctgggaggagaagaggagattGGGGCGGTGGAGGTGGAGAGAGCTTCGGAGGAACGGACAGTCGTGGACGGCGGAGCAGACAGCGAGGATGGGGCAGAGgaaatggagggggagctctcggactcctcgcttatctctgACAAGAGAGTTCTTCTGATGCGGGAGACACTGGTTGCGGCCAGCACTCCTGTAtctccccactgatgaagggggACAGGGGCTGGTCACCACTGCCAGCAGGGTAGAaaccttcagactgcaggcggttcagaggctcctgtatgctggggaggaggctcattggaagaggctggcttgTTTTTTGCTCAGCAGAGTAGGGGGGCTGGGGATAggcaaacacctgtttttaattgagagtacTGGATTAGCTAAAATAGGTCTCCCTTGTTTTTACTTGAGTGTTTTAGATGCCTGGAGGGCAGTGAGGGTGGAGAGAGATGAGGGGTCTCTGACAGGCAGGGTCCTGTTGGAGGAACCCCTATTCTTCAATCCGCTCTTCCCTGTGCGTTTCTTACAGTCAATGACGTTCTGTGCCGGTTTTGTGACAGCAGGAGTGACCAGGCTGAGCCATTTGATCAACCTTGACCTCTCCTGCTGGTTGACTGCTACACAGCTGGCTGGGCGGCTGGGCTGGCACTCTGAGAGGCTGGGAGAGAAAATGGTTAGTGAACTGAGAATCTCTCTCTCCCCCGAGCTCAGGGAGGCTGGCACAGGGCAGAGACAAGACTTCATCTTTCCAGGGTTGCTGGTGTGTCCAGCAGTAGGTGAAGGAGAGGGGGATGGAAGGAATGAGGGAACTTTCTACTCAACtttaacacagttaaagacttAACTCTTCACACAACAGGGATTAAGAAAATCTACCAGTTGTGTTTGAagatatcacattttcaccagttgaGGGGGTTGGTAGATTCAAGATGGAGGGCATGTCTGgaggtagaggaggggcacaggccaaTATGGAGGGTGCTATATAAACTGCCTCTCATTAACAGAgcgggggacctgcagtggaggatcctgcactgtattgtgtccaCTGGCAGGTTTCTCCACAGTGTTGATTCCAGTAATAGCTCAGAGTGCAGGAGCTCCTGCAGGGCCTGGGTGAGGAGTtcaataaacagctttttatctttggggttccctacagttttaaaaagagaaacaggtgtgttttaattaattttataatgggtCAGGCAAAACTAGCCATTTTAAAGTCCAGAAAGAACAAGATTTCTGGGACTGGGCTGACTGATGCCGTGCTGCAGTTCAGGGTGTTGGTGGTCAGCCGGATAAGAGTGGACtttgaattttttaaactaaataataacctggtggacttccaggagaggtggtgtgtgggagatgcCTTGCGtgatgtgagtgaggagggggagctccagtttttgttctaattttaattttctttttatttattttttgtttgttttacagtgtttttatgaattttggctttaatctgtttttaacagaaagaaaacactgtgtttttcattgattttttttttatgatccttttattcgtttttaaggagaacatgatgtattttaggattttgtatttctgctgaggcagtaggaatcttaatttttgttgtgttttacttttattgaattttaatggattttatttggaatgtttaaataaagtctGCGAAGGctagtttctgttttgtattcagCTTCCAGTTCATTTGCGTTTGTCAATATAAAAGCAGACCTGGCgtacaggtttaaaaataactcAGACGACAGACCACGCAGTCGTTTGTTATTTTCTGACTTACAATTTTTTGGATAATAAACAGATCTGAAGTATTAGTAGTAGGGTGTTTGAGTTCGAAGCCTTTttaacctttctttctttctttgaaagcTTAGAAAACTTAACATTTCCCAGCGACTCTGAtcttgtattatatatttattgtacagGAGTAATCTAAATTGCTTAATTCCTGTCATTCCGTGATACTAGCATGTAAAGTTTTAAACAGCATTTGGAATATAAACTAATTGCAGAAgactaattctctctctctctctctctctctctctctctctctctctctctctctctctctctctctctctctctctcaagggaggtcatttcaaaaacacaaaaacccaaTGCGGGAGTATTACCTGTTCGATTGCACTTTTGAGTTTGTTCAAGTGGCTTTCAAACAGCGGGAAGTGAGAGAAGAAGAAGTCGTGAAACTTGATGTTCTCCTCTTCGTCTTGCGACAGCAGAAAAATGACGCCGATTGCAATTTTCTTTTTCCTCATGGCTCCAAGATTTGGACCACCACTGTCATCAGACATGTTGAAACTCTCTTCCACTGACCTGGATATAATGTACAAACACGCTATGCTCTTGAATGGGAATGAACATGAATCCTAATCCTCAGGCATCAATTCCCAAGAGCCAATCAGGTTCTTGGAATCCAAGAACTCTCTCAATGATTCTACAAAAGTGCTAATCATAGCAGAAACAAGTCACGCTTAAACAGGGTGTCACAAGGCTACAATATTAACATGTTTTTCCATAGAAGTGTTAGAAAGGTCACTTTTCACTTTCACACTGAACCTTTACATGTACTTCTGCTTCTTTTCAGCTCAAACACTTTCTGTGAAGTTTCCATGCAGCGCTTCCTAATTCTCGACATCAATGTACATTTATTCAGAATCCGATCTACATTACACTAAAttccaagaagaagaaaaaaaataatcagctgACTGATGTGCTGTGAACTAGTAATGTTATCAGGCTTCTTGCATATTTCTCAAATAAGCAACAATCTATGAGCAATAAATCTGTGTCATTCAGAGAATCTGACCACACATATTCTGCCATTTGACTTTACAGTCTGAATAAATGCTACACCAGACATTAAACCAACGGTAACTGGATAGTAAATCTTAATGAAGATGAAGCATTTCCCCTACCATCTTGGGAAAACCCCATTTTCTAGGCTGGTGGTCTGACTGCGAAGCCAGCGCCTCTGATAACTGCTGGCACAGCTGCTAGTGAGAGAAGACCCGGGCGATGGGAATGGGGTAATCAGCAGGCTGCTTAAAGATGctgtaaaaatataaagaaaaaagtggtTACAACAAAAACTAGAAGACAGCTTGGAAGCCCTGCCACAGTGCCGTGTCCTGACACGCCTCCCTTGGAAGGACAGCAAGGAGGGGGGAGCTTCCTATCAGTTCAGTTTatgatatttgtatatatttaaacacaacatGGAAACTGGGGTCTATGGCTCTGCCAAAAGATCACCTTCCATTCTCAGATCTATTCCAGGGTGTTCGGATGAGCATCTAGCACCCTGTAGCGTAGCATACCAACACCCTATCGCAAGCATTCTCAGATCTATTCCAGGGTGTTCGGATGAGCATCTAGCACCCTGTAGCATAGCATACCAACACCCTATCGCAAGCATTCTCAGGACAGGTATGTCTCAGTGACGTGCGTCCAAAGTGTTTTTCTTGATGTGCTGCGTGTAGAATACAACTAAAAGTGTGGCACCTTCAACCCTTTCACTCTCCTCTCATCAAACCACTTAACACTTAGGCATCCCCTGAAGGCCCTCCCAACCTGTCTGAAAGCCTGTGCATTAGGCGCACTCACCAACGTAATTGGAGTctaaatacagcacagtgtgtaACACTGTTTTAACGCTCAGTGTTACCCTGGGCAATCAGGCATCTTGTGCTGACTTGTGCCTTACATCCCAGCCAGCATGCCAGTATATACTGCATGATGCTACATCCTCGTCCTATGCCCATGTTCAATACagaatacaaatacagtgttCATTTTAATCACCCAGGGGTTACTCCAGTTCCCCAGGATGggctttatgaagaaaaaaacacatatggtAGGATTCCAACACCATGACGTGTACAGTCCATATAAGAAGTGGGGTTTAGAGAAGCGAATTCattacaccttccacttctaaaGCGAAAGGGAAATGAGTCCAGATCATAACCCTCCCACACCATTCAGCACATTCACCTCTGCTTCACAAAGGCAGGGGGGCTGTTCAGGTCAGGTGTAAGGTGTGCTTCCAGCTGTCACGGCACTTTGCTAGCCCCTAATATCACTGTCCTTCACCAGTACGATAGTACAGCATGTATATATTGCGTGGTTCCATTACCAGATCTGGCTATTCCACCTTCTCTGTCTTCATGTTGGCCTCCTCCCGGCATGTCCATTGGGTTACTGTGGCCTGCAGGGAAGATTGATCACAAGTTATTTCGAGAGAACTCCATCTGACAACCACATCAAACCGAGGTATCAcaaacgggaaaaaaaaaagtgacattgttCTCCCACCACCGTGCCAAACAAACCAATTCGATTACACTGAACTAAACAAAATCACCAGGTTTAGATGTAAATGATTGCAATCACTACCAATCAAACATCtccaacaaataatgaaaacgCTACATAGCTGCAGAAATAAGTTCCTTTTCCTTTACTAAATTCAAACTGGCTGGGGAGCAAGTGATTTAGTTAAGACTTAAGTTTAATTTCCCAGCCATATGTTGCTAACTAAGAGTCTAGGGACTTGCTTTAAAACTTCAGTTCCATTTCATTGCATTTATTGCAAACACAGTTAAATATTCCAGTCTTTTAAAAAGTAGAGAATCAACTGTATCATTGCAAATGGATTACAGGATGATTCCAGTTTGCATAAGAATAGTAGGTGCCTACTACTCTTAATTTTTGCTTCAGGTGATTTTTGTTCTGCTGAAACACATAGGGGGACATTCCCAAAGCTACTGAAGTAACACAACTTGAAATAAACAACCCAGTAATTGAATTCAAGGGCTCTGGTGTATTTTTCAGCTGTTTATTTAGAGTTTTgcaacattagaaaaaaaacgTTTCTCTCCTTGCTGAGTAAAACTGTGCTAATGACACTGAAAAATAAGGCTTGGTAAATCTCTCCCATGCAGTATTTTACACACTGCTAGAATTATAATATGTTTCAGCAGCACAGCCAGAAAAaagtcttaaaataataataataataataataataataataataataataataataataataataataataataataataacaagtagaAGCGGAGAATACAATGTCAAACATTAGCCTAGTTTCTCATTTCCACAGCAGAGTCACATGCTACAGCAGAAACGCGGATGGTgcatgcagagacacacacacacacacacacaaacactgcacaCGTCACATGGCATGTTGCAAACCTGAAAAGAAAGAGGCGCTCTTGATCAAACGGAGCGGGCCCTGCTCTGAGAACGCCCGCCTGGGGCTGCAAAGCTGAGAGAAACCTACACGGCAAAACGTAAAATAAGACATAAAATAAGGATTAGTGAagcagagggggagagaggagaacgGGCGCAAGAACCAAGTTATATCCCAGCAAAAACAGAACTTAATACTGTAGAAGCAGCAAAGGAACAGTATGGATGGCTGGGAGAGATTGTTTCAAggggattaatatatatatatatatatatatatatatatatatatatatatatatatatatatatatatatatatattattattaaacttagGTTCGcaataaaagagaaaacaaatagcAGCAAGGGTAGAAAGTAACTACAGTACTGCTGTATGCATTGCATGTGGTTATAATAAATATGGGATGCTATTATCGATCCTTCATGTAGGAGCTGGAACAACACAGGACCATACAGTAGGAAGGTTTTTAAGCATTAGTAGTGCCTGGTTGgtatttaatgattttattaattattactcTTCCAGCAGCTCTTTGCAGAAAGATAGACCTCTATGTATGTCTGCAGGGACAACGATGTGGGCATCAATCAAGCTAAGGAGTTCCAAGTCAAAGTTCTAAGTTAACAAATTGAGCAATCCAAGGTTCCCACTGGAAAGTCAATCCAAAATTGCACCTCTCCTTTAGAAGATATTTACgtatgtaatattaaaaaaataaaataggttagcatttttgttttgatgttgaaAATCTGAAAACTTTACCTATATTTCCTAAAAGGCTATTCATCCCACTGTTGTGATCTGGCTTCAATGTGTTTGAGTCTTGGTTGATGAACTCCAGGCTGTCTTGCAATCTAAAAATTGAGCAAATACGTTTAGTCACTGATTTCATCTTGAGATAAAAGAGTAAAAGGAAAATGATGACACAGGTGCATTAACAGAAAGTGCAGTTACAGGGTCCATttttgactaaattaaaaaagtcACCCCTTATCAttacaatacagtggaaaatcTGTTCCAGTGTGTTTAACTGTTGAAAATCAACTTAGGAGCCTGCAATGATCTCAACACGTACTGCACATGTTTctgtaccattaaaaaaataaaaaaaacaaggctgCCCTACATGTGATAGTCATTTATAGCCACCTACAAATACAAAGTGGTCATTTTTACTATAAAAACACGTGTATTATTAATTGCGATGAATATGAAAGAGAAAGAACTCATGACTCACGTGTTGAGGCTGCCGTAAACACTGCTTCCAGTGCGGGCTGTAAACACTTTGCTGAGCATGAGCTGAGGAGGGGAGCTGCAGAGACATTGTAAAATAAGCAAGTCATTAGGAGCGACTTCAGTTTATCTTGCACTCTACTTTTAAACAGTAGCAATCTGATGTCTTCATTACGAGACCTTTAAAAGCAATCTCACCGGATCTGGTGGATCTTCAGAGTGGATCCTTTGTAACTCATTGCAACAGACCCAAACATCATTTCGCCCAGCATGTTGGCATCTGATGAACAGCGAGAACCCTGGGAGGGAAGCATGACATTAGACAGGAACTAAATACAAGTCAGTGTGAGCATTCTCCACACTGTAGAGTGGCAGGAAAGAAAACTCAAACAGCGCATTCCCATTCTGCCTCAATCATATCCAACAGGAATAAACTTCTCTGtttaacaaaccttttttttttttgtctgtgtgttttatgtCCCCTGGAAAAGTTCAGAAAAAGGGAGTTCTTCTGTACACGTGAGTTTGTATCCACGGCCGTCACTAGCTATGAGGATACCAAGGTagtgtcctcggttgtttttttgcatcatcaaagctccttcattttctctgttggttttgcagtgtaacatagatttggaggtcgAATAATAAATACCAAGACGTCATATAAATATTGCTAGCTGTAGATGGAAGCCTAAGCTTGATGTCGGTAAAATGTCAGCTCTGGTATGGTCCTGTTTGCATCTTTTCACAGTGTACggctatggacaaagttttgcatcacccaatagaattaactaattctgcatcctaaagtcaaatgaaacctgctgaataatgttacattaacacattgaattacatacttttttgtagttttcccatatacttaacgaaaaactgacaaaaaaaatatactaccattatggcttccagtagactttttccAATGTAGTCTCTTTGATTACattgttatataaaatattatctcAATAATAATATAAGATAATATTTATAAgataattatgtctcaatcctaaaattctaagtaacgcaaaacatttggccatggctgtaaaaaaattaataaatctcCTTGCTGGTTTTGCAGGCTGCCACCAGCAATTGGTGTCAGCTCTCCCATATTCACCTGGTACTTGTGGCCCTGCTCTTTGGAATCTGAggcagtggaggaggaggaggagctgtcCAGCGAGCTGGAGCTACCTCCAACTGGTCTCAGCTGGCAACACTTCCCAAACACCTTCACCTGGGCGTCGCTGCACAGCTTCTGCAAAGTGATGGAAACCTCTGTAATTAGTTCAGCATTACACAGATGGGATCATTGGTAATACTGCCAATGCTAACAAGCAGTAAAGAAGAGATTTTAAGTCATCGATTAGCCTTAATGATCTACAAGGATTTTGGTTATGATTTTGGTTTAAACACGTGTaatcaaaatgaataaattacaaaatcatgacagattttatttttgttttgtagaatgtattattgttattattactagcAGTACAGTCAAAATACCTACCTGCCTAAAAAGGTTATTGCACTATATGCTTTATTTGCTGTGGAATGTCAAA is a window of Polyodon spathula isolate WHYD16114869_AA chromosome 12, ASM1765450v1, whole genome shotgun sequence DNA encoding:
- the fnip1 gene encoding folliculin-interacting protein 1 isoform X4; translation: MPPTLFQKLLNKKCGFSPPAKSTKDDQTCSWTSPKFDPSQIRLIVYQDCERRGRNVLFDSNAKKKTTEETPVSKLCSDAQVKVFGKCCQLRPVGGSSSSLDSSSSSSTASDSKEQGHKYQGSRCSSDANMLGEMMFGSVAMSYKGSTLKIHQIRSPPQLMLSKVFTARTGSSVYGSLNTLQDSLEFINQDSNTLKPDHNSGMNSLLGNIGFSQLCSPRRAFSEQGPLRLIKSASFFSGHSNPMDMPGGGQHEDREGGIARSASLSSLLITPFPSPGSSLTSSCASSYQRRWLRSQTTSLENGVFPRWSVEESFNMSDDSGGPNLGAMRKKKIAIGVIFLLSQDEEENIKFHDFFFSHFPLFESHLNKLKSAIEQAMKMSRRSTDASQRALAYNRIVDALNEFRLTICNLYTMPRIADPVWLTMISGTPEKNQLCRQFMSEFAFLMEQTTKNQFLPALLTAVLTNHLAWVPTVMPNGQPLIRIFLEKRSSQSVDMLAKTHPYNPLWAQLVRNFLN